The Spinacia oleracea cultivar Varoflay chromosome 2, BTI_SOV_V1, whole genome shotgun sequence DNA segment gtcatacgacatttacataaagatttaaatctaacaaatacataacaatcgaatcaaataaaaacttcttTTCAACATAGCTACGATggtagtatatcaaacattctgtataccctcttttatatcgctgtgatttacagccttcattgacgagggggtctatagatctgttgtagccgtgacaaatatgatttccgtGTGATTCGTCTGAGATTGTAGTCAAAAGATTgacatcctcttcgatcccgcataaatctttaccaaagaaacaatctgaattaaactaaacacacaaaacttaactaaaaacAAACCCAGCATAGAggtacttactacactgaaacaatcaaacccaccataggggtacttactacactgaaattatgtagttttattgagatctaacgcaaaaacacaactgaattgaaattaaagagaaggggcggaaataaccaaatttccaaGAAAATTGGCTATTTTCGCCttagaaaaccctaatttttataaactcaaaaaagagagagagaaaagagggatTCACTGCCGGTTTCTAGTTTCTAGTtttttatttacatattttcatagtaaaaatattgcattgatagtaaaaatatcccGATGAAGAATAGTGTAACTGTAAGTGGCGTATATATGTATGgagtaccaattaaactccgacacgtaagattgtgacaactaaatattgtcacaacttgcgacctttatcatcaccctagtATTTATTATGCAGCAGATGTAATTAAGAGTTTGTTTATTGTATTTGATCTTATAGTATATCTACAACAATTGGATAAGATACAAGTCGTTGTTAAGACATGCATTTATGAAAAATACGAGCTAACTAATCAATTTTCCGTATCCATCCCCCAAATTATAACCACATGTCTTAGATATATGTTTATGAGTCATCTGAGATAATGATCTAAACTTTCCGTCCATTTTAAAACTACAACGACTGTAATTTTCGAGGAAGAGTTTTTGTTAAGTGAGTTGCATACGATAACAATATGTTGAGTAAACGCGATTAACATCACActtcttttcaaattttattCGATAAAAGTAATGATGAGTTGTGTAAGTGGCAAATCGACAACCTATTAAACAAGAGGAGATAAGatgaaaaataaagtaaatagCAATAAGAAAGTGAAAGATAGAAAACACTTATGATAATACGAGGCAACTAATAAATTTTCCCTATTCGTTCCCAAATTATAACCACGCATACTAGATGTGTATTTGTGAGTCATCTaagataataatccaaacttttcataATTGCATTCCAAACTATAACATTGCAATtttaaataagattttttttaaaaaaatatctttTATATGTATTGTGAGTTATATAAAACAACAATATGCTGACTAAATGCAATTAATATCGCACTTCTTTTGCAAATTATAtttgattataaaaaaaaatgatgagtTGGGTAAGTGACAAATCTATAACTTACTCCGTAGTAAATTAGAGCAGATAAGATGAAAAATACAGTGATTTGCAATAAGAAAAGTTATAGAGAGTAGAAAATATCCATTAATAAAGCGTGTTAATGATGGAGTATGAGGCTATATgacaatgaaaaagaaaaggacaTGAGCTTCTAGAACCCTTCATTTTAATTATTGACCCCTCATAGACCCCACAATACCCCATTTCCACAATTAGCCAACATGGAAAAGGTTGCAAACCTACCAAATTACCTAATTTACCCCTCACTCAAACCCTTCCCTTTccattaaaaattattaaaacctttttaaacaaaataaagTCTAGCCCTTTGTTAATTCATACGGAGTACACattttatactccgtagtatTTGTTTGTCTCGTATCTTATTTTAGTCATTTTTATAAATATCATCCCATTTTCTTATATAATACTCTCTCTtatccagattagttgttatactTATTTATGTACAAaaatttaggtgataagtggttgtttcgCTATCAaatgttattttattaaaaaagtatatgtgataggagttagtgagtattttttaattgaatgagaaaaggtgtggggacaaaaaatatttattacctGGGTTCGGAATACCTTCCGGAAGTTTCATGTAAACCTCCTCATGCAAATCACCAGGGAGGAACGCATTGTTCACGTCTAATTGAATTTCCAGCCTTTGCTTGCAGCTAGTGCAATGACACTCCTGTGCGCGATTCTCTCGCGACCCGCCTTCCGCAAGGTATTGCACTTTAGGGCATCTGATAGTTCCGGTATACATGGTTGGAACTCAATCCTACTCCCATTTAGTAGCTAGGCACTGCTATCTGTCGGAAAGTTCAGGGGAGAAAGGTAAATGCATTCTTTTTTAATGAATACCCGCTTGCGGTTGACGTTCCGGCAAAGTTTTTCCATCGATAGTGTTTTGATCTGGTTCGATTTTCCTGAATCGGCGGCAATTTCCTCGTCCATCGATCGATCGCGTGAGTACGCAGATCAATCCAGAATATACTAGAAAATTCTTCTATTCCTTTAGCTTGGCGTTTAGCCACTAAGCTATGCGGGTGTGGGAAGAAAGAGTAATAttataattgtggggtcatttctAATttataagtgtaacaactaatctgggacggacgaaaaaggaaagtttaACAACTAAtccgaaacggagggagtacgtagTATTAATATATCTCTATTATTTACCCTGCTTTCCTATActcattaaaaaagaaaaacgcATCTGTTTGTTAAATTTCGGAATGAAGTCTTTCGCTTTGTTCTCTTccccttattattattgcttatTAAATCTTATCAGATCAAACCAGATCACAAAAGCActcacataaatattttaattagatCAGAAACTTAAAAAAACATACCAGATCAGATAAAAAAAACAAGACTTTAAACAAAACATCATTTGCCTATGAGGCAAACAATAAGTGGCgtatgaataataataataaaacaaaaaatacaaaaacaaaaaaaatctctcTTATAAATGTGAGGTCACGCAAAAGAGATGGACACACAAAGGAATTGAATTCCGTTCCCATCTTCCCCTCCGTCATAATCTCATTTTTTAAATCTATAAATACTAAGCACTGCTTACACTAATCTCGATTCCCACCCACTTCTTTCCTCTTTCTTATTAACTTGGTCAATTTTATTGCTGTTCTTCCCCAATTCAAACCCTAAAACTATTCTAAATCATGCAAACCCTCTCCTTTCCTTGCAATCCGCCGACGCCTTtgaatttccgattccaatGTAGAGCTACTGTACAATCGTTATCTCCGCCGATGCGCAAATCCAGCAGCTTATATGAGGTTCTTCGTGTCAATCGACACGCTTCCGCGGTGGAGATTAAGGCGGCATATCGGAACTTAGCGAAGTTATATCACCCTGACGCTTCATTTTCTCTGTCATCGTCTTCGTCTTCGTCGTCGGACGGCGGTGATTTCATTCAGATCCATAACGCTTACGAAACACTCGCTGATCCTGCTGCTCGAGCTTTATACGATTTGTCGTTAGGGTTTGGGATCGGGATTGGAATTGGAGATAGAAATTCAAGATCTCAATATGCAACAGCTTCTTCATCTGCTTCTTCCAGCTCGTCGTTTCATACTGTGGGTCGTCGCCCCACGCGAAGATGGGAAACGGATCAATGTTGGTAGGCATTGCTTTTTTAATTAGGATTTAATTGTGATTAGAAAGTATTAGTATCATAATTAGTAGGTAGTGTGAACTATGAAGGAGTTTGTAGTATGAATTGCTCCTATCAAAATGTAATGGTTGACAAAAATatgtaaaaaaacaaaattgaaaatatttactGTATGTACATTCTTCTCAATTCTCATCTCCAAGATTGGTATGAATTAGAACTTGAAACTTTGTTGAATTTTGTTGTGGGATAATTAGTTTGGAAGATTTGAATTAGGGAGTTGAGAAAATTGGTTGGGTGGAGATTAGGCCATTAATTAGGCAAAATTTGGGTGGGTAACAAAAATGAAATGCAAATACACTAGCAGATTACCAATTAGGAGTAGTAATTTTCTGATCAGTCGGAGCATCAAATGTTAATGCCGATATAATTGTTCCATGATTGTAGCGAAATCACGGGTTTTGTAAGTGTACTACACACTACTTAATGGTACCAAACTCAAGTACTCCGCAAGTGTATTATAGATCTTTTACGAGTAAATAATTTGGAAAATTGGAGTGCTACCATATTGGCatattatatactccgtacgaAGTGGTTTGTAAATAACGGCACCGTTAAGAGAAACTCCGATGGTTTGCTAAATTATTTTATAGTTTGGAATGCCACAGTATTTATTTTAAGTTAACCGTATCGTTAAGAGTAACTCTGATAGTTGACTAAATCATTTTATGGTTTGGAATGCCACATCATTTTTTTgaagttatatttttttttgattctAATGAGGCCAAGCGATTTTAATTATTGACCCCTCTAACCAcattgggtagatattttaataagtaaacaagtagggaccatgtcattttgggggtGAGAGGTGgagtgggtttatgaaattatttgtttaataggatggtgagTCATAAGTTAAaatagatgtattatttaattagatggtggggttgataagttattaaaaatggcaagtgtatctcttaaataaatacggccggaaaagacaagtgtatccattaaataaatacggagggagtattattttttgttttagatTAATGTTCTTAGTTTTCaggtttttttttacaaaactaaaaatcaaACTATGAAAACCACTTGACTATTTTATCATTCACGATTCAATTTAAATCGTATGCCTTTTGAAAACTAAAAAATGACAATTGCATCGAACGAGCCCTAATATTTTAAATAAAGTTAGAGTTATGGTTGCACAataacatttgatttttatacttcctccgtcttttaatacttgcaacgtttgttagtttcacgcatgccaatgcaca contains these protein-coding regions:
- the LOC110781958 gene encoding chaperone protein dnaJ 11, chloroplastic yields the protein MQTLSFPCNPPTPLNFRFQCRATVQSLSPPMRKSSSLYEVLRVNRHASAVEIKAAYRNLAKLYHPDASFSLSSSSSSSSDGGDFIQIHNAYETLADPAARALYDLSLGFGIGIGIGDRNSRSQYATASSSASSSSSFHTVGRRPTRRWETDQCW